In the Phycisphaerales bacterium genome, one interval contains:
- a CDS encoding tetratricopeptide repeat protein yields the protein MNLLIQKYARLGLTFGFLLVFILGCEREPSPLGPDAILPGPEDQSLFSPETLAVFNKATEKVMALPSPENWAELGRIYHAHEQLDDAIECYQYAIKAGDNSNRTSHLLALALDETGDRSAALDAMRRAAKREPTHSPTYWRLGQWILETGDRSSAETFMRQAYDSAPNDPTTTLAIAKFFLDTDRPEDATRTLVALLKQFPENRYAHYLLGTALSQLGNTFDSRAHLELGKHSKPHWPDKHYNDLIFLRTGPAHEFELLSMASNRGEARQSLPGLLALEPQLSDDVNYYISLTKTYRRLIELDNAQKMLNAGLAISEDSYRLHYQNACLDLDRWNLKGKPLDDPLLNSAFEKVNHAISLNPSDSRSYALRGILLNLMGQYDQSVAAFQKADSLDTTYSSHGYQAAKVYLDQEKWLKAEPLLIELVDRYPYDVPLLRELAMTQYAAGKWPEAQKSLTQYQSTNPNDPEVNAALREIDGS from the coding sequence ACCAGAGCCTTTTCTCGCCAGAGACCCTTGCCGTTTTTAATAAAGCAACAGAAAAAGTAATGGCCCTGCCCTCCCCTGAGAACTGGGCAGAACTCGGCCGCATCTATCATGCCCATGAACAGCTCGATGATGCAATTGAATGCTATCAGTATGCGATCAAAGCTGGAGACAACAGCAATCGGACATCGCATCTGCTTGCTCTTGCCCTCGACGAAACAGGTGACCGATCCGCCGCCCTAGACGCAATGAGACGCGCGGCAAAACGAGAGCCCACTCATAGCCCCACATACTGGCGGCTTGGGCAATGGATTCTTGAAACTGGCGACCGTTCGTCAGCCGAAACGTTTATGCGTCAGGCTTATGATTCCGCGCCAAATGACCCGACAACCACACTGGCCATAGCTAAGTTTTTCTTAGACACCGACCGTCCTGAAGATGCGACTAGAACTTTAGTCGCCTTGTTAAAGCAGTTTCCAGAAAACAGATACGCACACTATCTGCTTGGCACAGCGTTGAGCCAACTCGGCAATACTTTTGACTCTCGTGCTCACCTAGAACTTGGCAAACATAGCAAACCGCACTGGCCCGACAAACATTACAATGACCTTATTTTTCTTCGCACAGGCCCAGCTCACGAGTTTGAACTGTTAAGTATGGCCAGCAATAGAGGCGAAGCCAGACAATCTCTTCCAGGATTACTGGCACTGGAGCCACAGCTTTCTGATGATGTGAACTATTACATTTCACTAACCAAAACATATCGCAGGCTTATTGAACTAGATAACGCACAAAAGATGCTGAATGCCGGCCTGGCTATCAGCGAAGACAGCTACCGATTACATTATCAAAATGCATGCCTCGACCTAGATCGCTGGAATCTCAAAGGAAAACCCCTCGATGACCCTCTACTGAACAGCGCCTTTGAGAAAGTGAATCACGCCATTTCGCTCAATCCTAGCGATAGCCGCAGCTATGCCCTGCGTGGAATATTGCTGAACCTCATGGGACAATATGACCAAAGCGTTGCCGCTTTTCAGAAAGCTGATTCGCTTGATACTACATACAGTTCCCATGGCTACCAAGCCGCGAAGGTCTATCTCGACCAAGAAAAGTGGCTCAAAGCGGAACCACTCCTCATTGAATTGGTTGATCGCTACCCATATGACGTCCCATTACTTCGTGAACTAGCGATGACACAGTATGCTGCTGGAAAATGGCCTGAGGCCCAGAAAAGTTTGACCCAGTATCAATCAACAAATCCAAATGACCCTGAGGTCAACGCCGCACTTCGGGAGATCGATGGCTCATGA
- a CDS encoding CRTAC1 family protein has protein sequence MKTRTTICQICFCLLIASACSDDKGAPKTTDTPSDAPATEKPWFVDQVNESGVDFIHQSGQSGKFYIPEIMAGGAALFDMDADGDLDLYLIQSGDVNNATIENPPNQLYKNDGTGKFTNATAGSGADNQGYGIGAATGDYDNDGDIDLYVTNVGANALLQNDGQGQFTDVTAAAGINDDDYSASASFFDADSDGDLDLYVCNYLYWSPQTELECKNSLSKPDYCAPIAYRAPASDRLYINQGNGTFIDASEPSGIAAIPGTALGVVASDFSGDGKPDLFVANDGMPDRLWINQGNNTFKDEALLSGTAMDMSGKAKAGMGVTTDDIDHDGDQDVMVCNLWRETDSLFINNGSGGFRDATTRSGLAATPKTFTRFGLGLADFDNDGTLDLYQANGRVAQLARRWGEDPYGEPNLLFKGSSNAGGIRFEEVTPRGGADGTPALTSRGAAFGDLDNDGRLDVIVVNRDAAPHVLMNIQQDTGNWAMIRAIDRHGRDAIGAQIMTKAGDKTWTQIVRTDGSYCTANDPRVHIGLGKASTIDDITITWPTGQTQTFGPQPINQMIELREDSTPDLPEK, from the coding sequence ATGAAAACACGCACGACAATCTGCCAGATATGCTTTTGCTTGCTGATTGCAAGCGCGTGCAGTGATGACAAGGGCGCCCCAAAGACGACTGACACCCCATCAGATGCCCCCGCTACTGAGAAGCCCTGGTTTGTCGATCAAGTTAATGAGAGCGGCGTTGACTTCATCCATCAGTCAGGGCAGTCCGGAAAATTTTACATTCCAGAAATCATGGCTGGTGGCGCCGCTCTTTTTGACATGGATGCAGATGGCGATCTCGATCTCTATCTCATTCAGAGCGGAGATGTAAACAATGCAACAATAGAGAATCCGCCCAATCAACTCTACAAGAATGACGGCACGGGCAAGTTTACGAATGCAACAGCTGGAAGTGGCGCTGATAACCAGGGGTATGGCATCGGCGCAGCGACAGGCGATTACGACAATGATGGCGACATTGACCTGTATGTCACCAATGTTGGAGCCAACGCACTGCTACAGAATGATGGCCAAGGCCAGTTCACTGATGTCACCGCTGCCGCTGGAATTAACGATGACGATTACAGTGCCAGCGCCAGCTTTTTCGATGCTGACAGTGATGGTGATCTTGACCTGTACGTCTGCAACTATTTGTATTGGTCGCCCCAAACAGAACTCGAGTGCAAGAATTCTCTAAGCAAGCCTGACTACTGCGCCCCTATTGCCTACAGGGCGCCCGCCAGCGATCGCCTTTATATCAATCAAGGTAATGGAACCTTCATTGATGCTTCAGAGCCATCTGGCATTGCCGCGATTCCGGGCACAGCACTTGGAGTCGTTGCCAGTGACTTTTCAGGTGATGGAAAGCCTGATCTCTTTGTCGCCAATGATGGCATGCCTGATCGTCTTTGGATCAATCAGGGCAACAACACATTCAAAGACGAGGCCCTACTCTCCGGCACAGCAATGGACATGAGCGGCAAAGCAAAGGCAGGAATGGGCGTCACCACAGATGACATTGATCATGATGGCGATCAAGATGTGATGGTTTGCAACCTATGGAGAGAAACAGATTCGCTCTTTATCAATAACGGCAGCGGCGGCTTTCGGGACGCCACCACAAGATCCGGCCTGGCGGCAACACCAAAGACGTTCACCCGCTTCGGACTCGGATTGGCAGACTTTGATAATGATGGCACGCTTGATCTTTATCAAGCAAATGGACGTGTAGCACAGCTGGCACGCCGATGGGGGGAGGATCCTTACGGAGAGCCAAACCTCTTGTTTAAAGGCAGCTCAAATGCTGGTGGCATTCGCTTTGAAGAAGTCACCCCGCGCGGCGGCGCCGATGGCACACCAGCGCTCACGAGCCGAGGCGCCGCTTTTGGCGACCTCGACAATGATGGCCGCCTTGATGTCATTGTTGTGAATCGTGACGCGGCCCCACACGTGCTGATGAACATTCAACAGGATACGGGCAACTGGGCCATGATCCGAGCAATCGATCGCCACGGCCGCGACGCGATTGGCGCCCAGATCATGACAAAAGCAGGCGACAAAACATGGACCCAGATCGTGAGAACTGATGGAAGCTACTGCACTGCGAATGATCCCAGAGTTCATATTGGCCTTGGAAAAGCAAGCACCATCGATGACATCACCATCACTTGGCCAACTGGACAAACACAGACATTTGGCCCTCAACCAATCAATCAAATGATCGAGTTAAGAGAAGACTCCACACCTGACTTACCTGAAAAGTAG
- a CDS encoding tetratricopeptide repeat protein has protein sequence MSNKQLKTLMLFSVLLLCGALFSCGHEEVVVVDSVPPAPPEMISSFDPKSIVLIEELHEKAVQEPTNLKARLELAMVYHAHALWAQANEAYRQAIEMDSKNAFFHHLRSLVQIAQDDLPASMESIWRVIELDPGYAPAQYLLALKLRDSGDLEQAAEVAENALRVAEASAKQQAGNQIAIDILQSARLIYALIFLDQGEPRLAAIQAKYAIETDANNRYARFIYGTAMRQLGEGEVGNRFVQLGQGAKPEWVDPWNNELYRFQVGDQVELIRANKLISQGRAQEALAMLLKQHDENPEDAAVLVALSMAYKRLGENDLAYRLGHKVIKLDPNNFEARVVLAGICQKKLALADPSDRSEIFDEGLQHAHLAIELRPTTAVGYAINADILFTSGQYGEAAEQYREAARLDEKGRGLYRQAGVSFLKGQRWEEALELLQQVAILYPQDVNVLAELAEAQIGAGYFNLAQQTLAQIEGIDPSSPRLIQLRALMEQLNQ, from the coding sequence GTGAGTAATAAACAGCTGAAAACACTCATGTTGTTCTCTGTTTTGCTGCTTTGTGGTGCGCTCTTTAGCTGCGGTCATGAAGAAGTGGTGGTTGTAGATTCAGTGCCGCCAGCTCCACCTGAGATGATCTCTAGCTTTGATCCAAAGAGCATCGTACTGATCGAAGAGCTCCATGAAAAAGCAGTTCAGGAGCCAACAAATTTGAAGGCACGTCTTGAGCTGGCCATGGTGTATCACGCCCATGCGCTCTGGGCGCAAGCGAACGAGGCCTATCGACAGGCCATTGAGATGGATTCAAAAAATGCTTTTTTCCACCATCTCAGATCGCTTGTCCAGATCGCTCAAGATGATCTGCCGGCGAGCATGGAATCAATATGGCGCGTCATTGAATTGGATCCTGGATACGCGCCGGCGCAGTATTTGCTTGCGTTGAAGTTGCGAGATTCGGGCGATCTAGAGCAAGCCGCAGAAGTTGCGGAAAACGCTCTACGCGTTGCAGAAGCATCGGCTAAGCAGCAGGCTGGAAACCAAATCGCAATTGATATTCTTCAGTCAGCAAGGCTTATTTATGCACTGATCTTCCTTGATCAAGGTGAGCCACGTCTGGCAGCCATTCAAGCAAAGTATGCAATTGAGACCGATGCCAATAATCGTTACGCTCGATTTATCTATGGGACGGCAATGCGTCAGTTGGGCGAAGGGGAGGTGGGAAATCGTTTTGTTCAGCTCGGCCAGGGTGCGAAACCAGAATGGGTTGATCCGTGGAATAACGAGCTGTATCGATTTCAAGTTGGCGATCAGGTTGAGTTGATTCGGGCCAATAAATTAATTTCGCAAGGGCGTGCTCAAGAGGCGTTGGCGATGCTTTTAAAACAACATGACGAGAACCCAGAAGATGCGGCTGTTTTAGTGGCGTTGAGTATGGCCTATAAACGTCTTGGAGAAAATGATCTGGCTTATCGCCTTGGGCATAAGGTGATTAAGTTAGATCCCAATAACTTTGAGGCTCGGGTCGTGTTGGCGGGCATTTGCCAAAAGAAGCTTGCGTTGGCAGATCCGAGTGATCGTAGTGAGATCTTTGATGAGGGACTTCAGCACGCTCATCTTGCTATTGAACTGCGTCCTACAACGGCTGTTGGATATGCGATCAATGCTGATATTCTCTTTACAAGTGGGCAGTATGGTGAGGCGGCCGAACAGTATAGAGAGGCTGCTCGTCTCGATGAGAAGGGCCGTGGCCTCTATCGACAGGCAGGTGTTTCTTTTTTGAAGGGGCAGCGGTGGGAAGAGGCTTTGGAGTTATTGCAACAAGTGGCGATTCTGTACCCACAAGATGTTAATGTGCTGGCAGAGTTGGCCGAGGCGCAAATCGGCGCGGGGTATTTTAATCTTGCTCAACAGACATTGGCTCAAATAGAGGGCATTGATCCCAGTTCGCCACGGCTTATCCAATTGCGCGCATTGATGGAGCAACTCAATCAATGA
- a CDS encoding aminotransferase class V-fold PLP-dependent enzyme, which produces MNNAQGTAGDRARLLGPPEPIVGAGLEAWGLDPRVNFLNHGSFGARPREVMRHQGMLRDQFEAAPIEVLDRKWRGQSLLAARDEVASFLGASGEDIGFVHNASTGVACVLRNLKWSKGDEIVTTDHAYNAVFQMMRYIDTYEHPSMRQIKLPFPVSGHDEIIERVMAGISASTRLLVIDHVTSPTGLRLPVEQICNRCRELDVEVLVDGAHGPGMLDLEVPAIGCDYYTGNLHKWVCAPPGSAFLWVDRDKQRGIHPLVVSHHYEEGFAQEFVWQGTGDMTPWLTAPIAIQWLGQFGWDRIRKHNRDMVLWAQSHLCRSWSVEPASPRDGSMLGSMAAIELPGHADLWASHWKDAAGLMDHLYQIHLLEVPVMTMWNKWWVRISCHLHNSPQQYEHLAAVILEESTKIGAR; this is translated from the coding sequence ATGAACAATGCTCAAGGGACTGCTGGTGATCGTGCAAGACTGCTGGGGCCACCCGAGCCCATCGTGGGTGCAGGCCTTGAGGCATGGGGCCTTGATCCCAGAGTCAATTTCCTAAATCACGGCTCTTTTGGTGCCCGCCCGCGGGAAGTCATGCGTCATCAAGGCATGCTTCGTGATCAGTTTGAAGCAGCTCCAATCGAGGTGCTTGATCGAAAGTGGCGCGGTCAGAGTTTGTTGGCAGCCCGGGATGAGGTTGCGAGCTTTCTTGGAGCATCAGGAGAAGATATTGGGTTTGTTCATAATGCAAGTACTGGGGTGGCGTGTGTTTTACGCAATCTCAAATGGTCAAAAGGTGATGAGATTGTCACCACCGACCATGCCTACAACGCCGTTTTTCAAATGATGCGTTATATCGACACTTACGAACATCCATCGATGCGTCAGATCAAATTGCCATTTCCGGTGTCTGGTCATGATGAAATCATTGAGCGCGTTATGGCGGGTATCTCTGCTTCGACGCGATTGCTTGTCATTGATCATGTGACCTCTCCAACAGGTTTGCGCCTTCCTGTTGAACAGATTTGTAATCGCTGTCGAGAACTTGATGTTGAGGTTCTTGTTGACGGTGCTCACGGGCCAGGGATGCTTGATCTTGAAGTGCCAGCAATTGGCTGTGACTACTACACAGGCAATTTACATAAATGGGTCTGCGCTCCACCGGGTTCAGCATTCCTGTGGGTTGATCGCGATAAGCAGCGCGGTATTCATCCATTAGTAGTGAGTCATCATTATGAAGAGGGGTTTGCTCAAGAGTTTGTCTGGCAGGGTACAGGTGATATGACGCCTTGGTTGACGGCGCCTATTGCGATTCAATGGTTAGGGCAATTTGGTTGGGATCGGATTCGGAAACACAATCGCGACATGGTCCTGTGGGCACAATCACACTTATGTCGTTCGTGGTCGGTTGAACCAGCTTCACCACGAGATGGCTCGATGCTTGGATCGATGGCCGCGATTGAGCTTCCAGGTCATGCCGATCTCTGGGCATCACATTGGAAGGATGCTGCTGGGCTGATGGATCATCTTTATCAGATTCATCTACTGGAAGTCCCAGTTATGACGATGTGGAATAAGTGGTGGGTCCGTATTTCCTGTCATTTGCACAACTCACCACAGCAGTATGAGCATCTTGCTGCAGTCATCCTTGAAGAGTCAACGAAGATAGGAGCTCGATAA
- the lexA gene encoding transcriptional repressor LexA, whose product MIQEYRQRLGYSPTMRELAEALDISKVTVFEHIEALIKKGALIREPNKARSLSIPEDAQLPNAATNTSNNTESLTYPLAGRIAAGYPLEKFEQTDELDITTMFGPSVAQSNNTFALQVEGESMRDEGILDGDYVLVSQQSTARDGERVIALLPDGESTLKTFHRQPNGQVLLRPANPAFNDIVVDQCTIQGVVIGVLRRY is encoded by the coding sequence ATGATTCAAGAGTATCGCCAGAGATTGGGATACTCACCAACGATGAGAGAGCTGGCCGAAGCCCTCGATATCAGCAAAGTGACCGTCTTCGAACACATCGAGGCACTCATCAAGAAGGGCGCCCTGATTCGGGAACCGAACAAGGCACGCTCTTTGTCGATTCCTGAAGACGCCCAGCTTCCGAACGCTGCAACAAATACGAGCAATAACACCGAGTCACTGACCTACCCTCTCGCAGGTCGGATTGCCGCCGGTTACCCGCTTGAGAAGTTCGAACAAACCGATGAGCTAGACATCACGACGATGTTCGGCCCAAGTGTTGCCCAAAGCAATAACACTTTTGCACTACAGGTTGAAGGCGAGTCTATGCGGGATGAGGGAATTCTGGATGGTGACTACGTGCTCGTTTCTCAGCAAAGCACGGCGCGTGATGGAGAGAGAGTGATCGCCCTGCTACCGGATGGCGAATCGACCCTCAAGACATTTCACAGGCAACCCAATGGCCAAGTCTTACTTCGCCCCGCGAACCCTGCGTTCAACGATATCGTGGTCGATCAATGCACTATCCAGGGCGTTGTCATTGGCGTACTTAGGCGATACTAA
- the dprA gene encoding DNA-processing protein DprA, which produces MFQKPQDVSEGRLRAIAVSGLGPTWIARLIGNLGSLERIGHADRHQLEAAGMSCRRAHKIARALASVNTAQLRDQMERCDVGLVTIDDQCFPPLLRLIPDSPLALFGKGAFEALQLPSLAIVGSRRCSAEGTRAAQRFAGQLASWGLAVVSGGARGIDASAHRATLAVGGCTTVVLGCGHGHCYPTEHTELFSQIAQRGGVLVSEFLPDMGPRPGYFPRRNRIISGLALGVLVIEAGPRSGALVTARLAAEEHGREVMALPASLETPQAVGSLSLLARGEAQMVLVPQDVIAQLRFSANLMEAGSEASLQRSELLGSSDALVSPKYANDNALDSALIDHDIVERRVRGAK; this is translated from the coding sequence GTGTTTCAAAAACCACAGGATGTCAGCGAGGGGCGGCTTCGAGCCATTGCTGTGTCTGGTCTTGGCCCAACCTGGATCGCTCGATTGATAGGAAATCTGGGATCCCTAGAACGTATTGGGCATGCAGATAGGCATCAGCTTGAGGCTGCGGGAATGAGTTGTCGCCGGGCTCATAAGATCGCTCGCGCTCTTGCCAGCGTCAATACCGCTCAGCTACGAGATCAAATGGAGCGATGTGACGTGGGGTTAGTGACAATTGATGATCAATGTTTTCCACCTCTGCTACGGCTGATACCTGATTCGCCGTTGGCCTTGTTTGGAAAGGGGGCCTTTGAAGCGCTACAGCTCCCATCCTTGGCCATCGTTGGAAGCAGACGCTGCTCAGCAGAAGGGACGCGAGCGGCACAGCGATTTGCGGGGCAACTAGCAAGCTGGGGGCTTGCGGTCGTTTCTGGTGGTGCTCGCGGCATTGATGCGTCAGCCCATCGAGCCACACTCGCCGTGGGTGGGTGTACGACGGTCGTTCTGGGGTGTGGTCATGGTCACTGTTATCCCACCGAACACACAGAACTATTTAGTCAGATTGCACAACGGGGAGGTGTTTTGGTGAGCGAGTTCTTGCCAGATATGGGGCCCAGGCCCGGATACTTTCCCCGTCGTAATAGAATTATCTCGGGATTAGCGCTGGGTGTTCTTGTTATCGAGGCTGGTCCCCGAAGTGGTGCATTGGTGACGGCCCGCCTTGCAGCAGAAGAACATGGCCGGGAGGTGATGGCACTGCCAGCCTCGCTTGAAACGCCCCAAGCAGTTGGCTCATTGTCACTACTTGCACGTGGCGAAGCGCAAATGGTCCTCGTTCCACAAGACGTTATTGCGCAGTTGCGATTCTCCGCCAACTTGATGGAGGCCGGTTCCGAAGCATCTCTCCAAAGAAGTGAGTTGCTTGGTTCAAGCGATGCTTTAGTATCGCCTAAGTACGCCAATGACAACGCCCTGGATAGTGCATTGATCGACCACGATATCGTTGAACGCAGGGTTCGCGGGGCGAAGTAA